TATTGACTTTTTTGGTTAGGCCTACCAAGCGCACATTTATATTTGAATTAAGATTATggatcatttaaaataaaagcaAATTGCCCGCACTGTTACTGAAAGCATCCGATATGTCGCTCTTAGAAAGGCCAAATCCGAATGCGTCCTGTGAAACGCATATGTGGGTTTTATTGGAGAAAGCAATGAGCGTCTCTCTCGCACGATAAAGGTGTTgaaaacagccaatcaaatcctCTATGCAGGCAATAGATGGCATGGGCATGTCAcatattattatgttttttggCTAAGCCTAACAAGCACACTTTCATGTTTAAATTAAGGTTACTGGATAATTTGAAACAAGAGTGTCAAGAGTAACAAGAGTAATTTGAAAAGTTGTCCACGCTTTTACTGAAAGCGTCAGATATGTCGCCCTTGGATTGAAAGCCAAATCCGAAAGCGTCCTGTGAAACGTGGGTTGCATTGGAgaaagccatctctctctcgcacgGTAAAGGTGTTGGAAACGGCCAATATACTCCTCTATGCACGGGCATGTCACCTGTTATTGTGGGGTTTTTTGTTAGACCTACCAAGCACACGTCCATGTTCAAATTAAGGTTAGGCTACTGgataatttaaaacaaaaccaAATTGTCCGCACTGTTGCTGAAAGCGTTGGAAATGTCGCCCTTGTATTGTAATTTGGCCAAATCTAAATGCGTCCTGTGAAACGCCCGTGGGTTGCATTGAAGAAAGCCATGcgtctctctctcgcacaaTAAAGGTGTTAAAACGGCCAATAAACTCCTATATCAAAAACGATTAATGACCTCCTGTTTTAGCCAATCATCATGGAGGAAACATAACTCgttgttgctcaaaacctacgTCTGTGCAGTCGTTCAACATTGTGGTGAATTAATGACGAGTGAAGCCCACAGCGTCTAATAACATCGCAGGTGGTTTTACGATGAAGTTGGTTGAAAGCCATGAGCGTGCACCTGCACGCGAAAGGGTGCTATATGCGTGGATAGAAAACGCCGAAGGACGTGACAAAACGGCCTTATATGACGCCCTGAGATGAGAACGGGTTGAATTATTTATTGATCCATTTATTGACCTACATCTTGTACTGTAAATATTTATTGATATATTCATTGATaagcttatattaattgaaCCATTTATATTGATATTATTGAATTCTATCTACCCTACTAACTGACCTATTTAATTTTGTTCTTGTTTAGTAAATTGCAGACTTATTTATATAAACGTTCATGTCTCATGTCTCTTCTCTATAATATACACCACTCAACGAACCTAGAACTGGTCCAGTAGCATAATTATTACGGTCACAGTGACACAAGTGCTACACAAAATTGGCGAGCCAGGCCAGGAGTGGTATTAATCCAAATAAACTAGAGTTAAAAACTAGAGTCTAACCTTAACGAGACATGGAAGTAGTTCAGACAAACAATGTAAAAATCCCTAACTCAGTTATAGTTAGTGGTATAACTAACACAGAAACAGATGAAGAACTTTATGACTTTCTTAAACAGTATGGCCCCATCGAAAGACTAATCCCAATAGACtcttcacacacagcacactcagACAAGCAAGCCATCATAGAAAATACATATGGCACAGCTGTACAGGCACTTGCATCTTTATTGCCCTACACACTTGACACAAGTTCCCCAGCTAACTACAGTTACTGTATTAGAGCCCTAGCTAGTGTCTACACACCTGTAGCTAGCAAAACAGCTACACAGACTTACCTCTCTGAGCTGAAGGAGATAGCTAAGCAGACTGGCAAGGACCTTGCAACTCTCCTTAAAGAAGAACTCTCCATCATCAGCGAGGCTGTTGACCTTGATAATTCCGAAACCCAAAGTGACAACATGGAATTGAGCTCACTTGAGCAACATGTTCCGCAAATAGCTGCACAGGTTTCTCCTCACAGCACAGTTAGCCGACCCAGCACAGTTCCAGAGCGGCATGTTCAGCCAGAGCGTAACTGGGCAATGCCACCAGCCCCATCCAAAGAGACACAACCAGCtttgaaactttgtgatgtgaATCCACCAGAAATTCAGAAAGTAATCGTTGAACACATAGTGCGAAATGAAGACTCTGCTATGCATGTAAACACAGCCCTAAGACTCAGACCATTCTCTGGGCGTCTCCCTAGACCCAACAATGAGGCGGATTATGAGACCTGGCGCTCTAATGTGGGACTTCTTCTCAGAGACACTAGGCAATCAGACTTGCACAAGTCACGAAAGCTCCTCGAAAGCCTCTTGTCCCCTGCCATTGACATTGTGAAGCACCTGACACCTGAAACACCTCCAAGTGTATGTCTGGAGATCCTGGACTCTGCATTTAGCACCGTTGAAGATGGAGATGACCTGTTTGCAAAGTACCTTAATACGATGCAAGACAGTAGTGAGAAACCCTCAGCTTACCTTCAACGGCTGCAAGTGATGTTGAATGCCACCCTCAGGAGGGGGGGTGTTTCTGCAAGTGAGTTTGACAGGCAGCTTCTGAGACAGTTTGTCAGAGGTTGTTGGGACAACACCTTGATATCTGAGCTGCAACTGGAGCAGAAGAAGCAAAATCCACCTACCTTTGCAGAACTGCTCCTGTTACTCCGCACAGCAGAAGACAGGCGAGCTTCCAAAGCAACTCGCATGAAGCACCACCTCAGTGCCTCAAAACCCAAGGTGTCATCCCATTACCAAGGCATTTGTGTGCAGTATGATGAAGAATGCAGTACATCACAGTCACCTTCTCCTTCATCAGAGATCCAAGATCTGAAAAAGCAAATAGCTGATTTACAAACCCAGCTCGCACGTGTCACACAGAAAGGTCACAGAAAGAACCAAGCTAAGCCAGCCACCAAACCAAAGGCGCCCACACCGGTTGTTCTGAGAGTTCAGACTCCCACACCTCAAAGCCAAGCTGAAAAAAGCACCACCAGCAAGAGACCAAAGCCCTGGTATTGCTTCAGATGTGGAGAGGACGGACATATCAAACCACAGTGTGACCGTGAACCAAACCCCTCTCTGGTAGCCACAAAGGGAAGACTGCTGAAAGAAAAGCAGCAAGCATGGGATGCTGTGAACAGCACTTCAGAGCCTGAGCATTTTTAGACCCAGTTCCTGCAGAGGGACAAACAGGGACTGGGAGACACAAAAAGTGTCCCAAACAGAAACGGCGCGTCTCCCACATGTGTTCAACCTCTCACACCAAGAGACAGTCAGCAACCCTGCCCAAAGGACTGGTTGGGGCACGGTGCACTGCACAAGTGACCATAGGTGGCAGAGAATGCAGCTGCTTGCTAGACACAGGCTCTAAAGTCACAACGATCCCATCCACTCATTAAGTGACCTACTTGAAGTGGAGGGAGCAAATGGTCAGGAAGTGCCTTACCTTGGCTACATCGAAGTTACCAGCTTCCCTAAGAACACCATGGAGTTGCTACACTAGCGCTGATTGTACCTGATATGCGCTCAACTGTGTCATCAGTGCTAGTAGGAACAAATGCTTTGGATGTCCTCTATGAGCAGTATGCAGATGTCACTCCTCAGAGCTATCAGTCACTGCCATATGGCTACAGAGCAGTCTTAAAAACTCTAGGAGccagacaaagacacactttTGATTCAAGCATGGGGAAAGTGAGGCTACACAGCAGAGACCCATTGCTGCCGGTCAGACAAGAGTCTTTGAAGGATCGGTGAGCTGCAGAACAACTAATGGTAGTCAGTGGGTGATGGTAGAGTCGCCAACAGCATTTTCGTTACCAGGTGGCATACTGGTAACTGACGGGCTAGCAAACCTGCCATCTAAGCAGCCCCATCGCCTACCAGTCATTCTGAAGATTGAGTCAGACCATGACATAACTCTACCCCCTAAAGCTGTGATAGCAGAGATCCATGCCATCAATAGTGCCCAGTCTCTTCAAATTCTTGGCTCCAAACCCTCAACAGACCTGATCCCCAAGACAAAGCTTGAATTTGACTTCAGTAACTCTCCAATATGTAGCGAGTGGCAAGACAGAATAGTTGAAAAGTTGAGCTCCATGCCTGTTCGCGCAGCACGACCTTGACTTTGGCCGCACTGACAAGATCAAACATCACATAAAGCTCAGTGACGAGACACCTTTTAAGCACAGAGCGAGGCCTATACACCCACAGGACATTGAGGCTGTACGAAACCACATCCAGCAACTCCTTCATGCAGAAGTCATCCGTGAATCTGAGTCACCCTTCTCCTCGCCGATTGTGGTCGTCAAGAAGAAGAATGGGGACG
Above is a genomic segment from Alosa alosa isolate M-15738 ecotype Scorff River chromosome 19, AALO_Geno_1.1, whole genome shotgun sequence containing:
- the LOC125284345 gene encoding paraneoplastic antigen Ma3 homolog codes for the protein MSLLERPNPNASCETHIPNNEADYETWRSNVGLLLRDTRQSDLHKSRKLLESLLSPAIDIVKHLTPETPPSVCLEILDSAFSTVEDGDDLFAKYLNTMQDSSEKPSAYLQRLQVMLNATLRRGGVSASEFDRQLLRQFVRGCWDNTLISELQLEQKKQNPPTFAELLLLLRTAEDRRASKATRMKHHLSASKPKVSSHYQGICVQYDEECSTSQSPSPSSEIQDLKKQIADLQTQLARVTQKGHRKNQAKPATKPKAPTPVVLRVQTPTPQSQAEKSTTSKRPKPWYCFRCGEDGHIKPQCDREPNPSLVATKGRLLKEKQQAWDAVNSTSEPEHF